A genomic region of Micromonospora sp. NBRC 110009 contains the following coding sequences:
- a CDS encoding HAMP domain-containing protein, whose amino-acid sequence MTTAKQSVAADDHEVLLGEMVEALRRVRRGDLRVRLPRRAGLAGEVADAFNDVVSLQERQHHDLRRISRVVGRDGRLTERLDDEGLDGSWAEGQRAVNSLIDDLGRPTTEIARVIVAVADGDLSQHMALEIDGRPLRGEYLRIGRTVNTMVDQLSSFSNEVTRVAREVGTEGKLGGQADVRGVAGTWKDLTDSVNTMASNLTGQVRSISQVATAVAKGDLSQKITVGASGEVAELADTMNSLTDTLRLFAEQVTRVAREVGTEGKLGGQADVPNVAGTWKDLTDSVNSMASNLTSQVRNIAQVSTAVARGDLSQKITVAAQGEILELKDTVNTMVDQLSSFADEVTRVAREVGIEGKLGGQAQVRGVSGTWRDLTENVNQLAGNLTSQVRNISQVSTAVAKGDLSQKITVDAQGEILELKNTVNTMVDQLSSFADEVTRVAREVGTEGKLGGQAQVKGVSGTWRDLTDNVNSMASNLTSQVRNIASVTTAVAKGDLSQKITVDARGEILELKSTVNTMVDQLSSFADEVTRVAREVGTEGKLGGQAQVRGVAGTWRDLTDNVNSMASNLTAQVRNIAQVSTAVAKGDLSQKITVDARGEILELKSTVNTMVDQLSSFADEVTRVAREVGTEGKLGGQAQVKGVSGTWRDLTDNVNSMASNLTSQVRNIASVTTAVAKGDLSQKITVDAQGEILELKSTVNTMVDQLSSFADEVTRVAREVGTEGKLGGQAQVKGVSGTWRDLTENVNQLASTLTTQLRAIAQVSTSVTRGDLTQRIAVKAQGEVAELKDNINQMIVTLRETTKKNAEQGWLDSNLARIGGLLQGQRDLGEVCRMIMMEVTPLVDAQLGAFFLVDSSEGSMRLRLTASYGYVARGHDVTFGPGEGLVGQAALSRRTIRVNAQPDGRLVLRSGLAETPPADLVVLPVLFEGELLGVIEFAGVTTFSELHLAFLERLVLTIGVAVNTIQANRRTEELLSQSQRLALELQDQSAELQRTNAELEDKAKLLSEQKTNIETQNREIELARLGLEEKAQQLTRASAYKSEFLANMSHELRTPLNSLLLLSRLLAENPEQNLTPKQIEFARTIHSAGSDLLSLIDDILDLAKIEAGRMDVEPTELRFSELRGYVEQAFAPQAEEKGLDFQVRVSKELPPALVTDAQRLQQILRNLLSNAVKFTDQGAVTLRIAPAAENAVFDVPALTNAQRVIAFTVIDTGIGISDDKLSLIFEAFQQADGTTSRRYGGTGLGLSISRDLARLIGGTITVSSAPGQGSTFTLFVPDVLAPDAVVAPAPPSPSRAGLPSSLLMPMELPQPVETPATRRLEGVTVLIVDDDVRNVFALTSALELHGMTVLYSDNGADGVRQLAEHPEVDIVLMDAMMPDQDGYETTRQIRRNHRFADLPIVFLTAKAMPGDRESAITAGGSDYITKPVDLDELIEMMASWISRSRGEETS is encoded by the coding sequence ATGACCACGGCGAAACAGTCGGTAGCCGCGGACGACCATGAGGTGCTCCTCGGCGAAATGGTGGAGGCGCTGCGGCGGGTACGCCGGGGCGACCTCCGGGTCCGGCTGCCCCGGCGGGCCGGGCTGGCCGGTGAGGTGGCCGACGCCTTCAACGACGTGGTGTCACTTCAGGAGCGGCAGCACCACGACCTGCGCCGGATCAGCCGGGTGGTCGGCCGGGACGGCCGGCTGACCGAGCGCCTCGACGACGAGGGGCTGGACGGCTCGTGGGCGGAGGGGCAGCGGGCGGTCAACTCGCTGATCGACGACCTTGGGCGCCCGACCACCGAGATCGCCCGGGTCATCGTGGCGGTGGCCGACGGCGACCTCTCCCAGCACATGGCACTGGAGATCGACGGCCGCCCGCTGCGTGGTGAGTACCTGCGCATCGGCCGCACGGTCAACACGATGGTGGACCAGCTCTCCTCCTTCTCCAACGAGGTGACCCGGGTGGCCCGCGAGGTGGGCACCGAGGGCAAGCTCGGCGGCCAGGCCGACGTACGCGGCGTCGCCGGGACCTGGAAGGACCTCACCGACTCGGTGAACACCATGGCGTCGAACCTGACCGGCCAGGTGCGGTCGATCTCCCAGGTGGCGACCGCGGTGGCCAAGGGTGACCTGTCGCAGAAGATCACGGTCGGGGCGAGCGGCGAGGTCGCCGAGCTGGCCGACACCATGAACTCGCTGACCGACACCCTGCGGCTCTTCGCCGAGCAGGTGACCCGGGTGGCCCGGGAGGTGGGCACCGAGGGCAAGCTGGGCGGCCAGGCCGACGTGCCGAACGTCGCCGGCACCTGGAAGGACCTGACCGACAGCGTGAACTCGATGGCGTCGAACCTGACGTCGCAGGTGCGCAACATCGCCCAGGTCTCGACCGCGGTTGCCCGGGGCGACCTGTCGCAGAAGATCACGGTGGCCGCGCAGGGCGAGATCCTGGAGCTCAAGGACACCGTGAACACGATGGTGGATCAGCTGTCGTCGTTCGCGGACGAGGTGACCCGGGTGGCCCGTGAGGTGGGCATCGAGGGCAAGCTCGGGGGCCAGGCCCAGGTCCGGGGCGTCTCCGGCACCTGGCGGGACCTCACCGAGAACGTCAACCAGCTCGCCGGCAACCTGACCAGCCAGGTACGGAACATCTCGCAGGTCTCCACGGCGGTGGCCAAGGGTGACCTGTCGCAGAAGATCACGGTGGATGCGCAGGGCGAGATCCTGGAGCTGAAGAACACCGTGAACACCATGGTGGACCAGCTGTCGTCGTTCGCCGACGAGGTGACCCGGGTGGCCCGTGAGGTGGGCACCGAGGGCAAGCTGGGTGGTCAGGCGCAGGTGAAGGGGGTTTCCGGCACCTGGCGGGACCTGACCGACAACGTGAACTCGATGGCGTCGAACCTGACGTCGCAGGTGCGCAACATCGCCTCGGTCACCACCGCGGTCGCCAAGGGCGACCTGAGCCAGAAGATCACCGTCGACGCCCGGGGTGAGATCCTGGAGCTGAAGTCGACGGTCAACACGATGGTGGACCAGCTCTCGTCGTTCGCCGACGAGGTGACCCGGGTGGCCCGTGAGGTGGGCACCGAGGGCAAGCTCGGCGGTCAGGCCCAGGTCCGGGGGGTCGCCGGCACCTGGCGGGACCTGACCGACAACGTGAACTCGATGGCGTCGAACCTGACCGCCCAGGTGCGGAACATCGCCCAGGTGTCGACGGCGGTGGCCAAGGGTGACCTGTCGCAGAAGATCACGGTGGACGCGCGGGGCGAGATCCTGGAGCTGAAGTCGACGGTCAACACGATGGTGGACCAGCTCTCGTCGTTCGCGGACGAGGTGACCCGGGTGGCCCGTGAGGTGGGCACCGAGGGCAAGCTGGGTGGTCAGGCGCAGGTGAAGGGGGTTTCCGGCACCTGGCGGGACCTGACCGACAACGTGAACTCGATGGCGTCGAACCTGACGTCGCAGGTGCGCAACATCGCCTCGGTCACCACCGCGGTCGCCAAGGGTGACCTGTCGCAGAAGATCACCGTCGACGCGCAGGGCGAGATCCTGGAGCTGAAGTCGACGGTCAACACGATGGTGGACCAGCTGTCGTCGTTCGCCGACGAGGTGACCCGGGTGGCCCGCGAGGTGGGCACCGAGGGCAAGCTGGGTGGTCAGGCGCAGGTGAAGGGCGTTTCCGGCACCTGGCGGGACCTCACCGAGAACGTCAACCAGCTCGCCTCGACCCTCACCACCCAGCTCCGGGCCATCGCCCAGGTCTCCACCTCGGTGACCCGCGGCGACCTGACCCAGCGGATCGCGGTCAAGGCCCAGGGCGAGGTCGCCGAGCTGAAGGACAACATCAACCAGATGATCGTCACCCTCCGGGAGACGACCAAGAAGAACGCCGAGCAGGGCTGGCTGGACTCCAACCTGGCCCGGATCGGTGGCCTGCTCCAGGGTCAGCGGGACCTCGGCGAGGTCTGCCGCATGATCATGATGGAGGTGACCCCGCTGGTCGACGCGCAGCTCGGCGCGTTCTTCCTGGTGGACAGCTCCGAGGGGAGCATGCGGCTGCGGCTCACCGCCTCGTACGGGTACGTGGCGCGCGGACACGACGTGACCTTCGGGCCCGGCGAGGGGCTGGTCGGGCAGGCCGCCCTCTCCCGGCGGACCATCCGGGTCAACGCCCAGCCCGACGGGCGCCTGGTGCTGCGTTCCGGGCTGGCCGAGACGCCCCCCGCCGACCTGGTGGTGCTGCCGGTCCTCTTCGAGGGCGAGCTGCTCGGGGTGATCGAGTTCGCCGGCGTGACCACCTTCTCCGAGCTGCACCTGGCGTTCCTGGAGCGGCTGGTGCTGACCATCGGCGTGGCGGTCAACACCATCCAGGCCAACCGGCGTACGGAGGAGTTGCTGTCCCAGTCGCAGCGGCTGGCGCTCGAACTCCAGGACCAGTCGGCGGAGCTGCAGCGCACCAACGCCGAACTGGAGGACAAGGCGAAGCTGCTTTCCGAGCAGAAGACGAACATCGAGACGCAGAACCGGGAGATCGAGCTCGCCCGGCTCGGGCTGGAGGAGAAGGCGCAGCAGCTCACCCGGGCCTCGGCGTACAAGTCGGAGTTCCTGGCGAACATGAGCCACGAGCTGCGGACGCCGTTGAACTCGCTGCTGCTGCTGTCCCGGCTGCTCGCGGAGAACCCGGAGCAGAACCTCACGCCGAAGCAGATCGAGTTCGCCCGCACCATCCACAGCGCCGGATCGGACCTGCTCTCCCTGATCGACGACATCCTGGACCTGGCCAAGATCGAGGCGGGCCGAATGGACGTCGAGCCGACCGAGCTGCGCTTCTCCGAGCTGCGCGGCTACGTCGAGCAGGCGTTCGCCCCGCAGGCCGAGGAGAAGGGCCTCGACTTCCAGGTCCGGGTCAGCAAGGAGCTGCCGCCGGCCCTGGTCACCGACGCCCAGCGGTTGCAGCAGATCCTGCGCAACCTGCTCTCCAACGCGGTGAAGTTCACCGACCAGGGCGCCGTGACGCTGCGCATCGCCCCGGCCGCCGAGAACGCGGTCTTCGACGTGCCGGCGCTGACCAACGCCCAGCGGGTCATCGCGTTCACGGTGATCGACACGGGTATCGGCATCTCGGACGACAAGCTCTCGCTGATCTTCGAGGCGTTCCAGCAGGCCGACGGCACCACCAGCCGGCGGTACGGCGGCACCGGGCTGGGCCTGTCGATCAGCCGGGACCTGGCCCGCCTGATCGGCGGCACGATCACCGTTTCGTCGGCGCCCGGGCAGGGCTCGACGTTCACCCTCTTCGTACCGGACGTGCTGGCGCCGGATGCGGTGGTGGCGCCGGCGCCGCCCTCGCCGAGCCGCGCGGGCCTGCCGTCGTCCCTGCTGATGCCGATGGAGCTGCCCCAGCCGGTGGAGACCCCGGCTACCCGCCGGCTGGAGGGCGTGACGGTTTTGATCGTCGACGACGACGTCCGCAACGTGTTCGCCCTTACCTCCGCGTTGGAACTTCATGGGATGACCGTGTTGTACTCGGACAACGGGGCGGACGGCGTCCGCCAGCTGGCCGAGCATCCGGAGGTGGACATCGTGTTGATGGACGCGATGATGCCCGACCAGGACGGGTACGAGACGACCCGGCAGATCCGCCGCAACCACCGCTTCGCGGACCTGCCGATCGTGTTCCTGACCGCGAAGGCGATGCCCGGTGACCGGGAGTCGGCGATCACGGCCGGGGGCAGCGACTACATCACCAAGCCGGTGGACCTGGACGAGTTGATCGAGATGATGGCGTCCTGGATCAGCCGCAGCCGAGGCGAGGAGACTTCGTGA